One Bremerella cremea genomic window carries:
- a CDS encoding DUF4159 domain-containing protein, translating into MTLKSIPARLLLLLVCLSLVTGIVFAQFGEGRRMRDNFGGGRGYRSSPERGARNDWEIDERFQHDAFRFARVKYTSYGWRDKWAVDFPESDLNLPHRLRELTSMEVHPESVIVELTDDNLSDYPFLYLVEPGNMNLSEGEVQGLRRYLLNGGFLMVDDFWGEEEWFTFYQNIKRVFPDREPQELPLEHDIFHLVYDLPEKPMIVSIGTWMRGNTTERFDAQEPHYKGIFDDKGRMMVVICHNTDLGDGWEEEGVDPAYFKQYSERFAYPLGINIITYAMTH; encoded by the coding sequence ATGACTTTGAAATCGATTCCAGCACGGCTATTGCTTTTGCTCGTATGCCTTTCGCTGGTCACCGGCATCGTCTTCGCCCAATTCGGCGAAGGTCGACGTATGCGTGATAATTTCGGGGGTGGCCGTGGTTACCGGAGTAGCCCAGAGCGAGGTGCACGCAACGACTGGGAGATTGACGAACGGTTTCAGCACGATGCGTTTCGTTTCGCCCGGGTGAAATACACGTCGTACGGCTGGCGAGATAAGTGGGCAGTCGATTTTCCGGAAAGCGATTTGAACTTGCCCCATCGCCTGCGCGAGTTGACGTCGATGGAAGTGCACCCGGAAAGCGTGATTGTGGAACTGACCGACGACAATTTGTCGGACTATCCTTTTCTCTACTTGGTCGAACCGGGCAACATGAATCTATCGGAAGGGGAAGTGCAAGGACTGCGGCGCTATCTTCTGAACGGTGGCTTTTTGATGGTTGACGATTTTTGGGGCGAGGAAGAGTGGTTTACCTTTTACCAAAACATTAAACGAGTTTTTCCCGACCGCGAACCGCAAGAGCTGCCGCTAGAGCACGACATCTTCCATTTAGTGTACGACCTGCCTGAGAAGCCGATGATTGTCAGTATTGGCACATGGATGCGAGGTAACACCACCGAACGTTTCGATGCCCAAGAACCCCATTACAAAGGGATCTTCGACGACAAGGGACGAATGATGGTCGTCATTTGCCACAACACGGATCTCGGGGATGGCTGGGAAGAAGAAGGTGTCGATCCGGCTTACTTCAAACAATATTCCGAACGTTTTGCTTATCCATTGGGGATCAATATTATCACCTATGCAATGACCCACTGA
- a CDS encoding AAA family ATPase, whose translation MSIETEGHDAEQQVVEQIRIGREQILGELSKAVIGQHEVIEQLLLCLFAGGHCLITGAPGLAKTLLVNSISQIFDLEFRRIQFTPDLMPADITGTEILEENEEGRRKLQFAKGPIFANVILADEINRTPPKTQAALLEAMQEHQVTAAGVRYPLEEPFFVLATQNPIEMEGTYPLPEAQLDRFMFNIWMDYLPEDDEVAVVNQTTSRANEPIKSLFSGEDVLRFHGIVKKVPIAETLVRYAVRLADASRPGRPNTPDFVNDWVTWGAGLRAAQYLVLGAKARALLQGRPHVAADDIKSLAHATLRHRILVGYRAEAEGVTVEKVIDRLLKTIPVPGA comes from the coding sequence GTGAGTATCGAGACTGAAGGCCACGACGCCGAGCAACAAGTTGTCGAACAGATTCGCATTGGCCGCGAACAGATTTTGGGCGAACTTTCTAAAGCAGTGATCGGGCAGCACGAGGTCATCGAGCAGCTTTTGCTTTGCTTGTTCGCGGGAGGGCACTGCCTAATTACCGGGGCGCCTGGCTTGGCGAAGACTTTGTTGGTGAATTCGATTTCGCAGATTTTCGATCTCGAATTTCGCCGCATCCAGTTCACACCAGACTTGATGCCGGCGGACATTACCGGCACCGAAATCTTGGAAGAAAACGAAGAAGGTCGTCGTAAGCTACAGTTCGCCAAGGGGCCGATCTTCGCTAACGTTATCTTGGCCGACGAAATCAACCGTACCCCTCCCAAAACACAAGCGGCCCTGCTGGAAGCGATGCAGGAACATCAAGTCACAGCGGCTGGGGTTCGTTATCCGCTGGAAGAACCTTTCTTTGTGCTGGCAACGCAGAACCCGATTGAAATGGAAGGGACCTACCCTCTACCGGAAGCACAACTCGATCGATTCATGTTCAACATTTGGATGGACTACTTACCGGAAGATGACGAAGTTGCGGTCGTCAATCAAACAACCTCTCGTGCCAACGAACCGATTAAATCTCTCTTCTCCGGTGAGGATGTCTTGAGGTTTCATGGGATTGTGAAAAAGGTTCCCATTGCTGAGACCTTAGTCCGGTATGCGGTCCGTTTGGCCGATGCTTCGCGACCCGGCCGGCCGAACACGCCTGACTTTGTCAACGACTGGGTGACCTGGGGAGCCGGATTGCGGGCGGCACAGTACCTGGTATTGGGGGCGAAAGCTCGGGCTTTGTTGCAAGGTCGCCCGCACGTTGCTGCAGACGACATCAAATCACTAGCCCATGCTACGCTCCGGCATCGCATTTTGGTCGGCTACCGGGCAGAAGCCGAAGGGGTAACCGTTGAGAAGGTAATCGATCGACTGTTGAAAACCATTCCGGTACCGGGGGCCTGA
- a CDS encoding DUF58 domain-containing protein: MSSGSTPIAKPTSGKRDAAALIDPGSLMRIKNLELRASAIVEGFLTGLHRSPYHGFSVEFTEYRQYTPGDDTRFLDWKLYARSDRYFIKCFEDETNLRCHLLVDLSRSMSFGTVGYTKAEYAKTAAATIAYFLSLQRDAVGLLTFDEAITDRIPARFRPGHVHQLMMSLERAPAGKATDIEKPLEQIAATVAKRGVVVLISDLLTPIGSLKKNLSYLRARGHEVVILRVLDPREIDFQFEKPAMFHDIESGRNLYIDPEAARESYLHEFQEHAQALQTICNNLGIDLHSIAIDRPLELILFDLLADRMKRNRGTVRQRTPIAGSGS; encoded by the coding sequence ATGAGTAGCGGTTCGACCCCCATTGCCAAGCCGACTAGTGGCAAACGTGACGCTGCCGCCCTGATCGATCCTGGTTCGTTGATGCGGATCAAGAATCTGGAACTGCGCGCCAGTGCAATCGTCGAGGGCTTTCTGACCGGGCTGCATCGCTCGCCGTATCATGGTTTTTCGGTTGAGTTCACCGAGTACCGGCAGTACACGCCAGGAGATGACACGCGTTTTCTCGATTGGAAATTGTATGCCCGGTCCGATCGATACTTTATCAAATGCTTCGAGGACGAAACAAATCTTCGCTGCCATTTATTGGTTGATTTAAGCCGCTCGATGAGCTTCGGAACCGTCGGCTACACCAAAGCCGAATACGCCAAGACTGCCGCCGCCACGATTGCTTATTTTCTTTCGCTGCAGCGAGACGCGGTCGGGCTGTTGACGTTTGACGAAGCGATAACCGATCGGATTCCGGCCCGCTTTCGTCCTGGGCACGTGCATCAATTGATGATGAGCCTCGAACGGGCCCCAGCCGGTAAGGCGACCGATATCGAGAAACCGCTTGAACAAATCGCGGCGACGGTAGCTAAGCGAGGTGTCGTGGTCCTCATTTCCGATTTGCTGACCCCTATTGGGTCGCTCAAGAAGAACTTGAGTTACCTACGAGCTCGAGGGCACGAAGTGGTCATTCTGCGAGTGCTTGATCCACGTGAAATTGATTTTCAGTTCGAAAAGCCAGCGATGTTTCACGACATCGAATCAGGACGCAATCTGTATATAGATCCTGAAGCGGCTCGCGAAAGTTATCTGCACGAATTTCAAGAGCACGCCCAAGCTCTGCAAACGATCTGCAATAACCTGGGAATCGATTTACATTCGATCGCGATTGATCGTCCGTTAGAGCTTATATTGTTCGACTTGCTGGCCGACCGAATGAAGCGGAACAGGGGGACGGTGCGTCAAAGAACACCCATCGCAGGAAGTGGCTCATGA
- a CDS encoding BatA domain-containing protein, with protein sequence MSVLSGIFLLGAAAIAAPILFHLIRRTPKAHYEFSSLMFLKPSPPKLTRRSRLDQWLLLLLRSLVILLLAIAFMRPYFRSESQLSPEDSPQRHIAILIDQSASMRRGNLWQQAIEQAKSTVDALEPTDEVSLFGFGETLQTIVTPEDTGQLTRSQRRELVRDKLDELEPTWGASNLGTALLSVAERLEAADDLRQTHAALQIVLIGDVQSGSQLDALQTSQWPKSVRLAVRTLVTAPESNARVRLLARGDDAVDQTYVPRVRVRNVAGAQTEQFDVAWSNGTTDLPRTVTFYVPPGESLVLDVPYDVGEAKPDRLQLRGDGEGMEFDNTFYVVPPRQEQIQIAYFGSEADDDPAEMLFYLSRAFGETPARKVEVNAYDAQSVPQWEFDAGPRFVVISQTLTPPQQKVMERYLSHGGHALVVLKNDEMAREMSEWLGGISLAESTDNAAAKPEDYAMLGHIDFRHPLFVPFAAARYNDFTKIRFWRHRRVNLEGVDNPNVIAQFEDRSPALWSTTRGAGKLYVMTAGWNCNDSQLALSTKFLPLLSRWLELAARGQLASQSYVVNQAVPLPVSTGGRRVRLPDGATVELVESATQFTETSAPGIYTLLHDKQETPFAVNLADAESETDSLPQERLEQLGIVLGTTPTQAEQLEQMRQLRDIELESRQKIWKWLIVAVLILLGIETLLAARRTYQPATELGDLA encoded by the coding sequence ATGAGTGTTCTTTCCGGGATCTTTCTACTAGGGGCGGCAGCGATTGCAGCTCCGATCTTATTTCACTTGATTCGGCGGACGCCCAAGGCACATTACGAATTCAGTTCGTTAATGTTTCTGAAGCCTTCTCCGCCCAAGTTAACGCGTCGAAGTCGGCTCGATCAATGGCTTTTGTTGCTGCTGCGATCGCTGGTTATTTTGTTGTTGGCGATCGCGTTTATGCGACCTTACTTCCGCAGCGAATCGCAACTTTCGCCAGAAGACTCTCCTCAGCGGCACATAGCGATTCTTATCGATCAAAGTGCCAGTATGCGACGCGGGAATCTCTGGCAGCAAGCGATCGAGCAAGCCAAGTCAACCGTGGACGCGCTGGAACCAACCGATGAAGTCTCGTTGTTCGGGTTCGGCGAAACATTGCAAACCATCGTTACGCCAGAGGATACCGGCCAACTCACACGTAGCCAGCGACGAGAACTGGTTCGAGATAAACTTGATGAACTAGAGCCGACCTGGGGAGCAAGTAACCTAGGAACGGCCTTGCTAAGTGTGGCTGAACGCCTGGAAGCTGCCGATGACCTTCGCCAGACACATGCGGCGTTGCAAATCGTCTTAATCGGCGATGTACAATCTGGCTCGCAGTTAGATGCCTTGCAGACCAGCCAGTGGCCAAAGTCGGTTCGACTAGCCGTTCGCACGCTTGTGACTGCACCAGAATCCAACGCAAGAGTTCGTCTGCTTGCTCGTGGCGATGATGCCGTAGATCAAACATACGTTCCCCGAGTTCGCGTTCGCAACGTCGCCGGCGCCCAGACGGAACAATTTGATGTGGCCTGGAGCAACGGAACCACCGACCTGCCGCGCACGGTTACGTTCTATGTCCCGCCTGGGGAGAGCCTTGTCCTAGATGTTCCGTACGATGTGGGCGAGGCGAAGCCAGATCGGCTGCAGCTACGCGGGGATGGAGAAGGAATGGAGTTTGACAACACTTTCTATGTCGTTCCTCCTCGACAGGAACAGATTCAAATTGCCTACTTTGGTTCGGAAGCGGATGACGATCCGGCGGAGATGCTTTTCTACTTGAGCCGTGCGTTTGGCGAGACGCCAGCCAGGAAGGTTGAGGTCAACGCCTACGATGCACAGAGCGTTCCCCAGTGGGAATTTGACGCTGGCCCCCGTTTTGTCGTAATTAGCCAGACGCTCACTCCGCCACAGCAAAAAGTGATGGAACGCTATTTAAGCCATGGAGGCCATGCCCTGGTGGTTCTCAAAAACGACGAAATGGCTCGTGAGATGAGCGAGTGGCTCGGAGGGATCAGTCTGGCAGAAAGCACCGATAACGCCGCTGCCAAACCGGAAGACTATGCGATGCTGGGGCATATTGATTTCCGCCATCCATTGTTCGTGCCGTTCGCTGCCGCACGCTATAACGATTTCACCAAGATTCGTTTTTGGCGTCACCGGCGTGTGAATTTAGAAGGGGTCGATAACCCCAATGTAATCGCCCAATTTGAAGACCGCTCACCAGCACTCTGGTCAACCACTCGTGGTGCTGGCAAGCTGTACGTGATGACCGCTGGTTGGAATTGCAACGATAGTCAGCTGGCCCTTTCGACCAAATTTTTACCTCTCTTATCGCGCTGGTTAGAATTGGCCGCGCGTGGGCAATTGGCTTCCCAGTCCTACGTCGTCAATCAAGCGGTTCCACTCCCAGTGTCGACTGGTGGGCGGAGGGTACGCTTGCCGGACGGAGCAACGGTTGAACTGGTCGAAAGTGCGACACAATTTACTGAGACGTCCGCTCCTGGAATCTACACGCTGCTACATGACAAGCAGGAAACCCCGTTTGCCGTCAATTTAGCGGATGCAGAAAGCGAGACCGATTCGCTGCCGCAGGAACGCTTGGAACAGCTAGGCATTGTCTTAGGGACTACGCCTACGCAAGCCGAGCAGTTAGAGCAAATGCGGCAGCTACGCGATATCGAATTAGAAAGTCGCCAGAAAATTTGGAAGTGGCTGATCGTGGCCGTCTTGATTCTATTAGGTATCGAGACGCTGCTTGCCGCCCGACGGACGTATCAACCCGCTACGGAATTGGGAGACCTCGCATGA
- a CDS encoding glutamine amidotransferase, whose protein sequence is MSDWIQQQFVLEWPNVWGARNWIVPACLLGGSVFLLVMWAYRSIEASLGLKLCCAACKSLAVLLLAAMLVEPMRSESKPVPGANLFAVVADRSQSLQVADLNETVTRADKLKEQLDRSIPWQVRLGQEFDIRRYEFAQQLVPVGDFQSYTADGNASAVVNSLTSVAQRYADRPIAGILLFTDGNATDLANANIDWSNYPPIFPVMLGSEDTASDIGVQRVTASQTNFEAAPVTIAAEIEGKGFAGQSVVVELLDEKGESLQTQTVTDIRDDQAFSVRFQVKPTQRGVLFYQVRAYAQSQQGLFEDASKSNESTLLNNSRMVMVNRGQGPYNVLYVSGRPNWEFKFLNRSLAEDDEVELHGLIRIAKKEPKFQFRDKDSNANRIFTNTDDEKKEQVEQYDEAVLLRVGKLEEGELAGGFPKSAEELFEYHAIILDDLEADFFTQQQQSLVQQFVSMRGGGLLMLGGMESFVEGDYHRSPIGELLPIYLSGIKQQPQQQEFALALTREGLLEPWVRVRTTQEEEQQRLVEMPKLRSLNAVGTIKPGASELLSVQTSQGENRPALVTQRFGKGRTGALLVGDLWRWKLHQASPDNEDLEKAWRQTIRWLVGEVPQRVRVEAVRLLDDPNHPVEIAVEVNDENFRPLDNASVTIEVTTPSGETLTLTAEPKDAISGQYAASYVPRTSGAYRAKVIARNPDGSEIKQTETGWVSEPAGDEFFTLKPNREFLETIARESGGEMISLSGLDAFVRTLANRDIPVVEPKIHSVWHTWAVFLLAVGLLVLEWGLRRWKGLA, encoded by the coding sequence ATGAGCGACTGGATTCAGCAGCAGTTTGTCCTTGAGTGGCCGAACGTCTGGGGGGCGCGCAACTGGATCGTGCCGGCGTGCCTGCTCGGAGGAAGCGTCTTCCTATTGGTGATGTGGGCGTACCGCAGCATCGAGGCCTCGCTTGGGTTGAAGCTTTGCTGTGCTGCTTGCAAATCATTGGCGGTACTGCTGTTGGCTGCTATGCTCGTCGAGCCAATGCGTAGCGAATCGAAGCCTGTCCCGGGGGCTAATTTGTTTGCCGTGGTCGCCGATCGCTCGCAAAGCCTGCAAGTCGCTGATCTAAACGAAACGGTTACGCGTGCCGATAAGCTCAAGGAACAGCTCGACCGAAGCATTCCTTGGCAAGTTCGCTTAGGGCAAGAGTTTGATATTCGCCGCTACGAGTTTGCCCAGCAGCTTGTGCCGGTAGGAGATTTTCAGAGTTACACCGCAGATGGCAACGCTTCGGCAGTCGTGAACTCTCTGACGTCGGTGGCTCAGCGTTACGCCGATCGTCCGATCGCCGGTATCTTGCTTTTCACCGATGGAAACGCGACCGATTTAGCGAATGCAAATATCGACTGGAGCAACTATCCCCCGATCTTTCCCGTGATGCTGGGCAGCGAGGATACCGCCAGCGATATCGGCGTGCAGCGGGTAACGGCCAGTCAAACCAATTTCGAGGCTGCCCCGGTAACCATTGCCGCTGAGATTGAAGGGAAAGGTTTTGCCGGACAATCAGTGGTCGTTGAACTCTTGGACGAAAAAGGAGAGTCGCTTCAAACACAAACGGTAACCGACATCCGTGACGACCAGGCGTTTTCGGTCCGCTTTCAAGTGAAACCAACGCAGCGAGGCGTGCTTTTCTATCAGGTTCGTGCCTATGCACAGTCGCAGCAGGGGCTTTTTGAAGACGCCAGTAAAAGCAACGAGTCGACCCTACTAAACAATAGCCGCATGGTAATGGTCAACCGTGGTCAGGGGCCTTACAACGTGCTGTATGTTTCGGGGCGACCGAATTGGGAATTCAAATTTCTGAATCGCTCGTTAGCCGAAGACGACGAGGTCGAGCTGCATGGACTGATTCGCATCGCCAAGAAGGAACCCAAATTTCAATTTCGTGATAAGGATTCCAACGCAAACCGCATTTTCACCAATACCGATGACGAAAAGAAAGAACAGGTCGAACAGTACGACGAAGCGGTTTTACTACGAGTAGGCAAGCTGGAAGAAGGAGAACTCGCAGGCGGTTTCCCCAAGTCCGCTGAGGAACTGTTCGAATACCACGCGATCATTCTCGACGACCTGGAGGCCGACTTTTTCACGCAACAACAGCAATCGCTGGTGCAGCAGTTCGTCAGCATGCGTGGCGGCGGGTTGTTGATGCTCGGCGGTATGGAGTCGTTCGTAGAAGGAGACTACCATCGTTCTCCCATCGGAGAATTGCTGCCGATCTATCTCAGTGGTATTAAACAACAACCGCAGCAGCAAGAGTTTGCCTTGGCTTTAACACGAGAAGGCCTGTTAGAGCCTTGGGTGCGTGTCCGCACAACGCAGGAGGAAGAACAACAGCGGCTCGTCGAGATGCCGAAGCTGCGGTCCCTAAACGCCGTCGGGACGATAAAGCCTGGCGCCAGCGAGCTGTTATCGGTGCAAACTTCCCAAGGGGAAAACCGTCCTGCCTTGGTGACTCAACGTTTCGGCAAAGGACGAACCGGAGCGTTGTTAGTAGGAGACTTGTGGCGTTGGAAGCTCCATCAAGCATCGCCTGACAATGAAGACTTAGAAAAGGCTTGGCGACAGACCATTCGCTGGCTGGTCGGTGAAGTTCCACAACGCGTTCGAGTCGAAGCGGTTCGTCTGCTAGACGATCCGAACCATCCGGTTGAAATTGCCGTGGAAGTGAACGATGAAAACTTCAGGCCGCTCGATAACGCGAGTGTTACGATCGAGGTGACGACCCCGTCAGGTGAAACATTGACGCTAACCGCTGAGCCGAAAGATGCGATTTCTGGGCAATATGCTGCCAGTTACGTTCCACGTACATCGGGGGCGTACCGAGCCAAAGTGATCGCCCGAAACCCTGATGGTAGCGAGATCAAGCAAACCGAGACCGGTTGGGTGTCTGAACCGGCTGGCGATGAGTTTTTCACGTTGAAGCCGAATCGCGAATTCCTGGAAACGATCGCCCGCGAGTCTGGCGGCGAGATGATCTCCCTGAGTGGACTCGACGCCTTTGTTCGAACCCTGGCCAATCGCGACATTCCCGTGGTCGAGCCGAAAATTCATTCGGTATGGCATACTTGGGCGGTATTCTTACTGGCTGTCGGTTTGCTTGTGCTCGAATGGGGACTTCGACGTTGGAAAGGACTTGCCTAA
- a CDS encoding sigma-70 family RNA polymerase sigma factor has product MLGPETRRSLLVQIQDTSQQAAWQEFATIYGPLVYRLARNRGIQHADAEDLVQDVFATVQGAIDRFDPAADKGSFRGWLFRIARNLMINFLTRQKEPRGSGDTRMMQLLHEQAAAESQSATWFDLEYRREIFTWAAQKSREHFADDTWQAFWRTGVEGEGIEQVAADLGKSPGAVRVARCRVLAKLKEYAQHMDQ; this is encoded by the coding sequence GTGCTAGGACCAGAAACGCGAAGATCGCTGCTCGTACAAATTCAAGACACATCGCAACAAGCGGCGTGGCAAGAGTTTGCGACGATCTATGGGCCGCTCGTCTATCGATTGGCACGTAACCGGGGGATTCAGCATGCTGATGCCGAAGACCTGGTGCAGGACGTTTTCGCGACGGTTCAAGGAGCGATCGATCGCTTCGATCCGGCTGCCGACAAAGGAAGCTTTCGCGGCTGGCTGTTTCGGATTGCGCGGAACCTGATGATCAACTTTCTGACCCGCCAGAAGGAACCTCGCGGCAGTGGCGATACGCGGATGATGCAGCTTCTGCACGAACAAGCGGCCGCAGAGAGTCAGTCGGCCACTTGGTTCGATCTGGAGTATCGCCGCGAGATCTTCACCTGGGCCGCTCAAAAATCGCGCGAACACTTTGCCGACGATACGTGGCAAGCGTTCTGGCGAACTGGGGTGGAAGGGGAAGGGATCGAGCAGGTAGCCGCAGACCTGGGTAAGTCGCCAGGGGCCGTGCGTGTTGCTCGTTGCCGCGTTCTAGCCAAGCTGAAAGAGTACGCCCAACACATGGACCAATAG